The proteins below are encoded in one region of Micromonospora pisi:
- a CDS encoding acyl-CoA thioesterase, with amino-acid sequence MEKYYEYLHTVGFEETNIVGNVYYVNYLRWQGRCREMFLKHRAPEVLADLQDDLKLFTLKVDCEFFAEITAFDELSIRMRLVELAQTQVQFGFDYVRLDPGGGETLVARGAQRVACMRGPNTRTLPARVPEPLARALEPYLLTATRG; translated from the coding sequence GAGGAAACGAACATCGTCGGGAACGTGTACTACGTGAACTACCTGCGTTGGCAGGGGCGCTGCCGGGAGATGTTCCTCAAGCATCGCGCCCCGGAGGTGCTGGCCGACCTGCAGGACGACCTGAAGCTGTTCACGTTGAAGGTCGACTGCGAGTTCTTCGCCGAGATCACCGCGTTCGACGAACTCTCGATCCGGATGCGACTGGTGGAGCTGGCACAGACGCAGGTCCAGTTCGGATTCGACTACGTCCGGCTCGACCCGGGCGGCGGCGAGACGCTCGTCGCCCGGGGCGCGCAGCGGGTCGCCTGTATGCGCGGCCCGAACACCCGCACTCTGCCGGCGCGGGTCCCGGAGCCGCTGGCTCGCGCGCTGGAGCCGTATCTGCTCACCGCGACACGCGGCTGA
- a CDS encoding cytochrome P450, whose translation MTTVQNHRRVPPGPPRSAALRMLAVMNRDRLGMMTSAARTYGDAARLPVGPKTLYYFNHPDHAKHVLADNASNYHKGIGLVHARRALGDGLLTSEGELWRKQRKVIQPTFQSKRIAAQAEAVAREAALLVARLRAHEGGPPVDVVQEMTGLTLGVLGHTLLDADLGAYGDIGASFGAVQDQAMFELETLSAVPTWVPLPRQLRFRRARRELQVVVDQLVARRHSTVDRDDVLSRLIISAGQETDPRVGRERLRDELVTLLLAGHETTASTLSWSLYLIDQHPQVRQRLHEEALAVLGDRLPVYEDLHRLRYTAMVVEEVMRLYPPVWLLPRKAIAADEVGGYQVPAGADVLISPYTLHRHPRLWQDPHRFDPERFDPARPSDRPRYAYIPFGAGPRFCVGNHLGMMEATFVIAMLARDLRMEKDPNYKVTAEPMLSLRVRGGLPMTVHRAR comes from the coding sequence ATGACCACGGTGCAGAACCATCGACGGGTGCCACCAGGGCCACCTCGCTCAGCGGCGCTGCGGATGCTCGCGGTCATGAACCGCGACCGGCTCGGCATGATGACGTCGGCCGCGCGGACCTACGGCGACGCGGCCCGGTTGCCGGTGGGGCCCAAGACGCTCTACTACTTCAACCATCCCGACCACGCCAAGCACGTGCTGGCCGACAACGCTTCGAACTACCACAAGGGCATCGGTCTCGTGCACGCCCGGCGTGCCCTGGGCGATGGGCTGCTCACCAGCGAGGGGGAACTCTGGCGCAAGCAACGCAAGGTCATCCAGCCCACCTTCCAGAGCAAGCGCATCGCCGCGCAGGCCGAGGCGGTGGCCCGGGAGGCGGCGCTGCTCGTCGCCCGGCTCCGGGCGCACGAGGGCGGCCCTCCGGTGGACGTGGTGCAGGAGATGACGGGTCTGACCCTGGGGGTGCTCGGCCACACCCTGCTCGACGCCGACCTCGGCGCGTACGGGGACATCGGTGCCTCCTTCGGCGCCGTACAGGACCAGGCGATGTTCGAGCTGGAAACACTGAGCGCCGTGCCGACCTGGGTTCCGCTGCCCCGCCAGTTGAGGTTCCGGCGCGCCCGCCGGGAGTTGCAGGTCGTGGTGGACCAACTGGTGGCCCGCCGGCACAGCACTGTCGACCGCGACGACGTGCTGTCCCGGCTGATCATCTCGGCCGGCCAGGAGACCGATCCCCGGGTGGGCCGCGAGCGGTTACGCGACGAGTTGGTCACGCTGCTGCTGGCCGGACACGAGACCACGGCGAGCACGCTGAGCTGGAGCCTCTATCTCATCGACCAACATCCGCAGGTACGTCAACGGCTGCACGAGGAGGCGCTCGCGGTGCTGGGCGACCGCCTTCCGGTCTACGAGGACCTGCACCGGCTGCGGTACACCGCCATGGTGGTGGAGGAGGTGATGCGGTTGTATCCACCGGTGTGGCTGCTGCCGCGCAAGGCAATCGCCGCCGACGAGGTCGGCGGCTACCAAGTACCGGCGGGCGCGGACGTGCTGATCAGCCCGTACACCCTGCACCGCCACCCCCGGCTCTGGCAGGACCCGCACCGTTTCGATCCGGAACGTTTCGACCCGGCGCGGCCGAGCGACCGTCCCCGCTACGCGTACATCCCGTTCGGGGCCGGGCCCCGGTTCTGCGTCGGCAATCACCTCGGCATGATGGAGGCGACCTTCGTGATCGCCATGCTCGCCCGTGACCTGCGGATGGAGAAGGATCCGAACTACAAGGTGACCGCCGAGCCGATGCTGTCGCTGCGGGTGCGCGGCGGGCTACCGATGACGGTCCACCGGGCACGATAG
- a CDS encoding flavin reductase family protein, producing MSVHAAPYGELADTKALRRAYGTFATGVTVVTVGGDTPHGMTANSFTTVSLDPPLVLVCVDRAAVMHSVLTDAGRFAVSVLGSRQAPIARYFADRHRPLGAEQFDAIDWLPGPVTGAPLLTDALAHFECEVRCAYDGGDHSIFLAHLVSMQRASEDEALLFLRGRFRQLEPERSEVTT from the coding sequence GTGAGCGTCCACGCCGCGCCGTACGGCGAACTGGCCGACACCAAAGCGCTTCGGCGGGCCTACGGAACGTTCGCCACCGGCGTCACGGTCGTGACCGTCGGTGGCGATACCCCGCACGGCATGACCGCCAACTCCTTCACCACCGTCTCGCTCGATCCACCGCTGGTGCTGGTCTGTGTCGACCGGGCCGCGGTGATGCACAGCGTGCTCACCGACGCCGGGCGCTTCGCGGTCTCGGTGCTCGGCTCGCGCCAGGCGCCGATCGCCCGGTACTTCGCCGACCGGCACCGACCGCTGGGCGCGGAGCAGTTCGACGCGATCGACTGGCTACCCGGTCCGGTGACCGGCGCGCCCCTGCTCACCGACGCGCTCGCGCACTTCGAGTGCGAGGTGCGGTGCGCCTACGACGGCGGGGACCACAGCATCTTCCTGGCCCATCTGGTGTCCATGCAGCGGGCCAGCGAGGACGAGGCACTGCTGTTCCTGCGGGGCCGGTTCCGTCAACTCGAACCCGAACGGAGTGAGGTCACCACATGA